In a genomic window of Theropithecus gelada isolate Dixy chromosome 15, Tgel_1.0, whole genome shotgun sequence:
- the ZNF483 gene encoding zinc finger protein 483, translated as MQAVVPLNKMTAISPDPQTLASTEQNEVPRVVTSGEQEAILRGNAADAESFRQRFRWFCYSEVAGPRKALSQLWELCIQWLRPDIHTKEQILELLVFEQFLTILPGEIRIWVKSQHPESSEEVVTLIEDLTQMLEEKGDPVSQDSTISQEENSKEDKTVAVCPNTESRESITLKDVAVNFSRGEWKKLEPFQKELYKEVLLENFRNLEFLDFPVSKLELISQLKWVELPWLLEEVSKGSRPDESALDKIIERCLRDDDCGLMEEFQQYCGSSEEDHGNQGNSKGTVTQNKTLGSGNRGEEFDPGKSPFGHNFKETSDLIKHLKVYLRKKSRRYNESKKPFSFHSDLVLNRKEKTTGEKSRKSNDGGKVLSHSSALTEHQKRQKIHLGDRSQKCSKCGIIFIRRSTLSRRKIPMCEKCRKDSCQEAALNKDEGNETGEKTHKCSKCGKAFGYSASLTKHRRIHTGEKPYMCNECGKAFSDSSSLTPHHRTHSGEKPFKCDDCGKGFTLSAHLIKHQRIHTGEKPYKCKDCGRPFSDSSSLIQHQRIHTGEKPYTCNNCGKSFSHSSSLSKHQRIHTGEKPYKCGECGKAFRQNSCLTRHQRIHTGEKPYLCNDCGMTFSHFTSVIYHQRLHSGEKPYKCNQCEKAFPTHSLLSRHQRIHTGVKPYKCKECGKSFSQSSSLNEHHRIHTGEKPYECNYCGATFSRSSILVEHLKIHTGRREYECNECEKTFKSNSGLIRHRGFHAAE; from the exons ATGCAAGCTGTAGTGCCCTTGAACAAGATGACAGCCATCTCACCAGACCCTCAAACTCTGGCCTCGACTGAACAAAATGAGGTCCCAAGAGTGGTTACTTCTGGGGAGCAAGAAGCTATTTTAAGAGGAAATGCGGCTGACGCAGAGTCTTTCAGACAGAGGTTTAGGTGGTTTTGTTACTCAGAAGTAGCTGGACCCAGGAAAGCTCTGAGTCAACTCTGGGAGCTCTGCATTCAGTGGCTGAGACCAGACATTCACACGAAAGAACAGATTTTAGAGCTTTTGGTATTTGAGCAGTTCCTGACCATTTTGCCTGGGGAGATCAGGATTTGGGTAAAGTCACAACATCCTGAGAGTAGTGAGGAGGTGGTGACCCTAATAGAAGATTTGACCCAGATGCTCGAAGAAAAAGGAG ATCCAGTCTCTCAAGATTCTACTATTTCCCAAGAGGAGAACTCAAAAGAGGATAAAACGGTCGCTGTTTGTCCCAATACTGAGTCCCGT GAATCTATAACATTGAAGGATGTAGCTGTGAACTTTTCAAGAGGAGAGTGGAAGAAGCTGGAGCCTTTTCAAAAGGAGCTATATAAGGAAGTGCTACTGGAAAACTTCAGGAACCTAGAATTTCTGG ACTTTCCAGTTTCAAAATTAGAGTTGATTTCCCAGCTGAAGTGGGTTGAATTGCCATGGCTGCTGGAAGAAGTCTCAAAAGGCTCCCGACCAG atGAATCGGCTTTagataaaataatagaaagatgCCTCAGGGATGATGATTGTGGCTTGATGGAAGAATTCCAGCAATATTGTGGCAGCTCAGAGGAGGATCACGGTAATCAGGGAAATTCAAAAGGAACagtcacacaaaacaaaactcttggGAGTGGCAATAGGGGTGAGGAATTTGACCCAGGTAAAAGCCCCTTTGGACATAATTTCAAAGAAACTTCAGACTTAATTAAACATCTGAAAGTCTACTTGAGGAAGAAATCTCGGAGGTATAATGAAAGCAAGAAACCCTTCAGTTTTCATTCAGACCTCGTTCTGAACCGCAAGGAGAAAACCACTGGAGAAAAGTCACGGAAATCTAATGATGGTGGGAAAGTCTTAAGTCATTCTTCAGCTCTTACTGAACATCAGAAACGTCAGAAGATTCATTTGGGGGATAGGTCCCAAAAATGCAGTAAGTGTGGGATAATCTTTATTAGAAGATCAACTCTTTCTAGGAGAAAAATCCCTATGTGTGAGAAATGTCGGAAAGATTCATGTCAAGAAGCAGCCTTAAATAAAGATGAGGGAAATGAGACTGGAGAAAAAACTCATAAATGTAGTAAGTGTGGAAAAGCCTTTGGCTATAGCGCCTCACTCACCAAACATcggagaattcacactggagaaaaaccctatatgtgtaatgaatgtggaaaagcttTTAGTGATAGTTCGTCGCTCACGCCACATCATAGAACTCACAGTGGAGAGAAACCCTTCAAATGTGATGATTGTGGGAAAGGTTTCACCCTAAGTGCTCACCTCATtaaacatcagagaattcatactggagaaaaaccttatAAATGTAAAGACTGTGGGAGACCCTTCAGTGACAGTTCATCTCTTATTCAACATCAGCGAATTCATACCGGAGAAAAACCCTATACATGTAACAATTGTGGAAAATCCTTCAGTCATAGCTCATCCCTTTCcaaacatcagagaattcatactggagagaaaccctataaatgtggcgaatgtggaaaagcctttagACAGAATTCATGCCTTACCCggcatcagagaattcacactggagaaaaaccgTATTTGTGTAATGATTGCGGAATGACTTTTAGCCATTTTACATCTGTGATTTATCATCAAAGACTTCATTCAGGagaaaaaccctacaaatgtaaCCAATGTGAGAAAGCCTTCCCAACTCATTCACTGCTTAGTCgtcatcagagaattcatactggtgtaaaaccttataaatgtaaagaatgtgggaagtCCTTTAGTCAGAGTTCATCTCTTAATGAGCATCACCGaattcatacaggagagaaaccctatgaatgtaactATTGTGGTGCAACCTTTAGTCGAAGCTCAATCCTTGTAGAACACCTAAAAATTCACACCGGAAGGAGAGAATATGAATGTAACGAATGTGAGAagacttttaaaagtaattcagGCCTCATTAGACATCGGGGATTTCATGCTGCAGAGTAA